One segment of Pantoea sp. Lij88 DNA contains the following:
- the dnaG gene encoding DNA primase translates to MAGRIPRVFINDLLARTDIVDLIDARVKLKKQGKNFHACCPFHNEKTPSFTVNGEKQFYHCFGCGAHGNAIDFLMNFDRLEFVESIEELATSHGLDVPYEAGSGPSQMERHQRQSLYQLMENLNGFYQQGLQQSSAQPARDYLDRRGLSADIINHFAIGYAPSGWDNVLKRFGKQSEDRESLMEAGMLVSNDKGRTYDRFRDRVMFPIRDKRGRVIGFGGRVLGNDTPKYLNSPETPIFHKGRQLYGLYEAVKNHPEPARLLVVEGYMDVVALAQYGIDYAVASLGTSTTAEHIQLLFRSTDTVICCYDGDRAGREAAWRALETALPYMNDGRQLRFMFLPDGEDPDTLVRKEGKAAFEARMEQAMPLSSFLFDSLLPQVDLSSRDGKARLSTLALPLITQIPGETLRIYMRQELGNKLGILDDNQLEKLMPKLAASGTAPVAPPLKRTTMRVLIALLIQNPQLATLVPSLDGLSESKMPGLPLFIELVGRCTENPGLTTGQLLELYRGTNFSQTLETLAIWNHMIVDEEAEAVFQDSLASIYDSALEERLEFLIARERTQGLSTDERREFWTLSQAFARK, encoded by the coding sequence ATGGCTGGACGAATTCCACGCGTATTTATCAACGATTTACTTGCCCGCACGGATATCGTGGATCTTATCGATGCCCGCGTTAAGCTGAAAAAGCAGGGTAAGAATTTCCATGCGTGCTGTCCTTTCCATAATGAAAAAACGCCCTCTTTCACCGTAAACGGCGAAAAGCAGTTCTATCACTGTTTCGGCTGTGGTGCTCACGGCAACGCTATCGACTTTTTAATGAACTTTGATCGTCTGGAGTTTGTTGAAAGTATTGAAGAGTTAGCCACTTCCCACGGTTTAGACGTGCCTTACGAAGCAGGCAGCGGGCCCAGCCAGATGGAACGCCATCAGCGCCAGAGCCTGTATCAGCTGATGGAGAACCTGAACGGTTTTTATCAGCAGGGTCTGCAGCAATCCAGTGCGCAGCCAGCACGCGACTATCTTGATCGTCGTGGTCTGAGCGCCGACATCATCAATCATTTCGCTATAGGTTACGCGCCATCCGGCTGGGACAATGTTCTCAAGCGTTTTGGTAAGCAATCGGAAGACCGCGAGTCATTGATGGAAGCGGGCATGCTGGTCAGCAATGACAAAGGCCGTACTTATGACCGGTTTCGCGACCGCGTCATGTTTCCGATCCGCGATAAGCGTGGACGCGTCATTGGTTTTGGCGGACGCGTACTGGGTAACGATACGCCAAAGTATCTGAACTCGCCGGAAACCCCTATTTTCCATAAAGGCCGCCAGCTCTATGGCCTGTATGAAGCAGTTAAAAACCATCCTGAACCCGCCCGTCTGTTAGTGGTCGAGGGATACATGGACGTGGTTGCGCTGGCGCAGTACGGCATCGATTATGCCGTTGCGTCATTAGGCACCTCCACCACTGCTGAACACATTCAGTTGCTGTTTCGCAGCACCGATACCGTGATCTGCTGTTACGACGGCGACAGAGCGGGACGTGAAGCGGCATGGCGTGCGCTGGAGACCGCATTGCCTTACATGAATGATGGTCGTCAGCTACGCTTTATGTTTTTACCCGATGGTGAAGACCCGGATACGCTGGTACGCAAAGAGGGTAAAGCCGCCTTCGAAGCGAGGATGGAGCAGGCGATGCCGCTCTCTTCGTTTTTATTTGATAGCCTGCTGCCGCAGGTGGATCTGAGCTCACGCGACGGAAAAGCGCGCCTGAGCACGCTGGCTTTACCGCTGATTACGCAGATCCCCGGTGAGACCTTACGTATTTACATGCGTCAGGAGCTGGGGAATAAGCTGGGTATTCTTGACGACAATCAGCTCGAAAAGTTGATGCCGAAGCTGGCCGCAAGCGGAACGGCGCCGGTTGCGCCACCGCTGAAACGGACCACTATGCGTGTGCTGATTGCGTTGCTGATACAGAACCCGCAGCTGGCCACCCTGGTGCCTTCACTTGATGGGCTGTCTGAGTCAAAAATGCCGGGATTACCGCTATTTATTGAATTAGTGGGTCGGTGTACTGAGAATCCTGGATTGACCACCGGACAGCTACTAGAGTTATATCGCGGGACAAATTTTAGTCAGACGCTTGAAACGCTGGCGATCTGGAACCACATGATAGTAGATGAAGAAGCCGAAGCGGTGTTTCAGGACTCGCTGGCCAGCATCTATGATTCAGCTCTTGAAGAGCGCCTGGAGTTTTTGATTGCGCGCGAGCGCACCCAGGGACTCAGCACCGATGAGCGCCGTGAATTCTGGACGCTCAGTCAGGCGTTTGCCAGGAAATAA
- a CDS encoding PIN domain-containing protein: protein MAFNGKILSNVYNINKYTPKGSDSFFVDTNVWFWLTYSKGIPSNRQYLQSYNQFINSVLGKNATLFHSGLSLAELAHIIEKSEREIHEKVVSKKISTKDFRHIYSNERNAAINEIKTSWLQVESLATQIKINVCEELTNECVSLMPNNTLDGYDLMIHESMKSSGVLNIITDDGDYTTADGLNVYTSNANVLSAAASQNKLAN from the coding sequence ATGGCTTTCAATGGTAAAATTTTATCGAATGTTTACAATATTAACAAATATACACCAAAAGGTTCTGACAGTTTCTTTGTAGATACTAATGTATGGTTTTGGCTCACTTATTCCAAAGGCATACCTTCAAATAGGCAATACCTTCAAAGCTATAACCAATTTATTAATTCAGTCTTGGGTAAAAACGCCACTCTTTTTCACTCAGGACTTTCATTGGCTGAGCTTGCTCATATTATTGAAAAGTCTGAAAGAGAAATACACGAAAAAGTTGTCAGTAAAAAGATTAGCACTAAAGATTTTCGCCATATTTATAGCAATGAAAGAAATGCAGCTATAAATGAAATCAAAACATCTTGGTTGCAAGTTGAGTCTTTAGCCACACAGATAAAAATTAATGTTTGTGAGGAACTGACTAATGAATGTGTTAGTCTAATGCCTAATAATACATTAGATGGCTATGACCTGATGATTCATGAAAGCATGAAGTCTTCTGGAGTTCTAAATATCATTACTGATGATGGTGACTATACTACAGCTGATGGCCTTAATGTTTACACTTCTAATGCAAATGTTTTATCTGCTGCAGCGAGTCAAAATAAGCTAGCTAACTAG
- a CDS encoding STAS-like domain-containing protein has product MNISIKEFIGPRCILKDDGQKLFDMVAPHINHREKVTLDFSNVKMFASPFFNFSIGQLLNAFPQSDLSGLLHLENLDPVGHSIVDRVVENVSRFNSNVDYKRIVDEILEQQAKEAD; this is encoded by the coding sequence ATGAATATTTCCATCAAAGAATTTATCGGTCCTCGATGCATTTTAAAAGATGACGGGCAGAAATTATTTGATATGGTTGCACCACATATTAACCATAGAGAGAAAGTAACGTTAGACTTCTCGAATGTGAAGATGTTTGCTTCACCTTTTTTTAATTTTAGCATCGGGCAGTTGCTCAATGCATTTCCACAAAGCGATTTATCTGGTTTATTGCATCTCGAAAACCTAGACCCTGTTGGGCATTCAATTGTTGATCGTGTAGTGGAGAATGTAAGCCGTTTCAATTCAAATGTGGATTACAAGCGAATTGTAGATGAAATACTTGAGCAGCAAGCCAAGGAGGCAGACTAA
- the rpoD gene encoding RNA polymerase sigma factor RpoD produces the protein MEQNPQSQLKLLVTRGKEQGYLTYAEVNDHLPEDIVDSDQIEDIIQMINDMGIQVVEEAPDADDLMLNENSSDTDEDAAEAAAQVLSSVESEIGRTTDPVRMYMREMGTVELLTREGEIDIAKRIEDGINQVQCSVAEYPEAITYLLDQYDKVEAGESRLSDLITGFVDPNAEADIAPTATHVGSELSEADRKDDEEEDEEDDDSSDDDNSIDPELAREKFSDLRKQYETTRSVIKSKGRSHAAAVAEIQNLSDVFKQFRLVPKQFDYLVGSMRIMMERVRTQERLIMKLCIELCKMPKKNFITLFTGNETNETWFKAALAMNKPWSEKLLEVQDDVTRSLQKLAQVEEETGLTIEQVKDINRRMSIGEAKARRAKKEMVEANLRLVISIAKKYTNRGLQFLDLIQEGNIGLMKAVDKFEYRRGYKFSTYATWWIRQAITRSIADQARTIRIPVHMIETINKLNRISRQMLQEMGREPTPEELAERMLMPEDKIRKVLKIAKEPISMETPIGDDEDSHLGDFIEDTTLELPLDSATSESLRSATHDVLAGLTAREAKVLRMRFGIDMNTDHTLEEVGKQFDVTRERIRQIEAKALRKLRHPSRSEVLRSFLDD, from the coding sequence ATGGAGCAAAACCCGCAGTCACAGCTCAAGCTTCTTGTCACCCGTGGTAAGGAGCAAGGCTATCTGACCTATGCTGAGGTCAATGACCATCTGCCGGAAGATATCGTCGACTCAGATCAGATCGAAGACATCATCCAGATGATTAACGACATGGGTATTCAGGTGGTTGAAGAAGCCCCTGATGCCGACGATCTGATGCTGAACGAAAACAGCTCCGATACTGACGAAGATGCCGCGGAAGCTGCCGCTCAGGTGTTATCCAGCGTTGAATCTGAAATCGGGCGCACCACTGACCCGGTTCGCATGTATATGCGTGAAATGGGTACCGTTGAACTGCTGACGCGCGAAGGCGAAATCGACATCGCCAAGCGTATTGAAGACGGTATCAACCAGGTTCAGTGTTCTGTAGCCGAATACCCTGAAGCGATTACGTATCTTCTGGATCAATACGACAAAGTTGAAGCAGGCGAATCACGCCTCTCCGATCTGATCACCGGTTTTGTCGATCCAAATGCAGAAGCCGATATCGCCCCAACGGCAACGCACGTGGGCTCTGAGCTTTCTGAAGCCGATCGTAAAGACGATGAAGAAGAAGATGAAGAGGATGACGACAGCTCCGACGACGATAACTCCATCGATCCGGAACTGGCGCGCGAGAAGTTTTCTGACCTGCGTAAGCAGTATGAAACGACCCGCTCTGTGATTAAAAGCAAAGGTCGCAGTCATGCTGCCGCCGTTGCTGAAATCCAGAATCTTTCTGACGTCTTCAAGCAGTTCCGCCTGGTACCGAAGCAGTTCGATTACCTGGTCGGCAGCATGCGCATCATGATGGAACGTGTCCGTACCCAGGAACGTCTGATCATGAAGCTCTGTATTGAGCTGTGCAAAATGCCGAAGAAAAACTTCATCACGCTGTTTACCGGCAACGAAACGAATGAAACCTGGTTCAAAGCCGCACTGGCAATGAACAAGCCGTGGTCTGAAAAGCTGCTGGAAGTGCAGGATGACGTGACCCGTTCCCTGCAGAAGCTGGCGCAGGTCGAAGAAGAGACCGGCCTGACCATTGAACAGGTCAAAGACATTAACCGTCGCATGTCGATCGGTGAAGCCAAAGCGCGTCGCGCTAAGAAAGAGATGGTGGAAGCTAACCTGCGTCTGGTTATTTCGATTGCGAAGAAATATACCAACCGCGGTCTGCAGTTCCTCGACCTGATTCAGGAAGGTAATATCGGCCTGATGAAAGCGGTAGATAAGTTTGAATATCGCCGTGGTTACAAGTTCTCGACTTATGCGACCTGGTGGATCCGTCAGGCTATCACCCGCTCTATCGCCGACCAGGCGCGTACCATCCGTATTCCGGTGCATATGATTGAGACCATCAACAAGCTCAACCGTATTTCGCGCCAGATGCTGCAGGAGATGGGCCGCGAACCGACGCCGGAAGAGCTGGCTGAGCGTATGCTGATGCCGGAAGATAAAATTCGCAAAGTGCTGAAAATCGCTAAAGAGCCGATCTCTATGGAGACGCCGATTGGTGATGATGAAGATTCACATCTGGGCGATTTCATCGAAGACACCACGCTGGAGCTGCCGCTGGATTCTGCTACCTCAGAGAGCCTGCGTTCTGCCACCCATGACGTGCTGGCTGGCCTGACCGCTCGTGAAGCGAAAGTGCTTCGCATGCGTTTCGGTATCGATATGAACACGGACCATACGCTGGAAGAAGTAGGCAAACAGTTCGACGTAACGCGTGAGCGTATTCGTCAGATTGAAGCGAAAGCTCTGCGTAAACTGCGCCATCCGAGCCGTTCGGAAGTGCTGCGTAGCTTCCTCGACGATTAA
- the tsaD gene encoding tRNA (adenosine(37)-N6)-threonylcarbamoyltransferase complex transferase subunit TsaD translates to MRILGIETSCDETGIAIYDDEAGLLANQLYSQVKLHADYGGVVPELASRDHVRKTVPLIQAALKEAGLEPQQIDAVAYTAGPGLVGALLVGATIGRALAFAWKVPAVPVHHMEGHLLAPMLEENPPAFPFVALLVSGGHTQLISVTGVGEYELLGESIDDAAGEAFDKTAKLLGLDYPGGPMLSKMAQQGTAGRFTFPRPMTDRPGLDFSFSGLKTFAANTIRANPDDDQTRADIARAFEDAVVDTLSIKCKRALDQTGFKRLVIAGGVSANRTLREQMAIMMQKRGGEVFYARPEFCTDNGAMIAYAGMVRLKGGTRGELSVSVRPRWPLAELPAI, encoded by the coding sequence ATGCGAATTCTGGGTATTGAAACGTCGTGCGATGAAACCGGCATCGCAATCTATGATGACGAGGCCGGATTACTGGCTAACCAACTCTACAGCCAGGTAAAACTGCACGCCGATTATGGCGGTGTGGTGCCGGAACTGGCCTCACGTGATCACGTGCGTAAAACCGTGCCGCTGATTCAGGCGGCGCTGAAAGAGGCGGGGCTGGAGCCGCAGCAGATAGATGCCGTCGCCTACACCGCCGGTCCCGGACTGGTCGGTGCGCTGCTGGTCGGCGCCACCATTGGCCGCGCTCTGGCGTTTGCCTGGAAAGTGCCCGCCGTGCCGGTTCATCATATGGAAGGTCACCTGCTGGCGCCGATGCTGGAAGAGAATCCACCGGCGTTTCCGTTTGTGGCACTCCTGGTGTCGGGCGGACATACTCAGCTGATTAGCGTCACCGGCGTCGGTGAGTACGAATTGCTGGGTGAATCGATCGATGATGCCGCGGGCGAAGCCTTTGATAAGACGGCGAAGCTGCTCGGTCTGGATTATCCGGGTGGGCCCATGTTGTCGAAGATGGCGCAGCAGGGCACGGCGGGGCGTTTTACCTTCCCGCGTCCGATGACTGACCGCCCGGGCCTGGATTTCAGCTTCTCTGGCCTGAAAACCTTTGCCGCTAATACCATTCGCGCCAATCCTGACGATGATCAGACCCGTGCTGACATCGCCCGTGCGTTTGAAGATGCGGTCGTGGATACGCTGTCGATCAAATGCAAGCGTGCGCTGGATCAGACCGGCTTTAAACGTCTGGTGATTGCGGGCGGCGTCAGCGCTAACCGCACACTGCGCGAGCAGATGGCGATCATGATGCAAAAACGCGGCGGTGAAGTGTTCTACGCCCGCCCGGAGTTCTGTACCGATAACGGTGCGATGATCGCGTATGCGGGCATGGTGCGGTTAAAAGGCGGAACGCGAGGCGAGTTGAGCGTCAGTGTGCGACCGCGCTGGCCGCTGGCAGAACTGCCCGCCATCTGA
- the folB gene encoding bifunctional dihydroneopterin aldolase/7,8-dihydroneopterin epimerase, with protein MDIVFIEQLTVFTTIGVYDWEQGIQQKLVLDVEMAWDNRLAASSDDVEDCLSYADVSSAILTHLNGGRFALVERVAEEIADLLMNRFNSPGVRIKVSKPGAVAQAAQVGVRIERGTIPK; from the coding sequence ATGGATATCGTATTTATAGAACAACTCACGGTGTTCACCACCATTGGCGTTTACGACTGGGAACAGGGCATACAGCAGAAGCTGGTGCTCGATGTCGAAATGGCCTGGGATAACCGCCTGGCGGCCAGCAGCGACGATGTGGAGGATTGCCTGAGCTATGCGGATGTCTCTTCTGCGATCCTGACGCATCTGAACGGTGGTCGTTTTGCCCTGGTTGAGCGGGTTGCTGAAGAAATCGCGGATCTGTTGATGAACCGTTTCAATTCGCCTGGCGTACGTATAAAGGTAAGCAAACCGGGCGCTGTAGCCCAGGCGGCGCAGGTTGGCGTGCGAATTGAGCGCGGGACTATTCCTAAATAA
- a CDS encoding SDR family oxidoreductase — translation MSQSGTALITGASSGIGATYAKRLAARGYDLILVARDQARLTTLADTLAQQHAVKVTVMKADLTHEQDLQRVESELANNAQITLLLNNAGMSVEGEFLEADITRINSMLALNILAPTRLAQAAGRAFKARGHGVIINIASVLSLVHEMFNGAYNATKSYVLTLTRAMQRELAESGVQVQAVLPGATRTEIFERAGQSINEFPAEMVMDVDEMVDAALAGLDSKEAVTIPPLEDLQMWHDYDRARGAMVPHLSRDKSASRYRQN, via the coding sequence ATGTCACAATCAGGCACAGCTTTAATCACCGGCGCATCCAGCGGTATCGGCGCGACCTATGCAAAACGACTGGCAGCACGCGGTTATGATTTGATCCTGGTGGCGAGGGATCAGGCTCGGCTCACCACGCTGGCTGACACCCTGGCGCAGCAGCACGCTGTTAAGGTGACCGTGATGAAGGCTGACTTAACGCATGAACAGGACCTGCAGCGCGTAGAGTCAGAACTGGCCAACAACGCTCAGATTACGCTGCTGCTGAACAACGCGGGCATGAGCGTGGAAGGCGAGTTTCTGGAGGCGGACATTACGCGCATTAACAGCATGCTGGCGTTAAATATTCTGGCGCCAACCCGTCTGGCACAGGCAGCTGGCCGGGCGTTTAAAGCACGCGGTCATGGCGTTATTATCAATATCGCCTCAGTGCTGTCGCTGGTGCATGAGATGTTTAACGGTGCCTATAACGCCACCAAATCATACGTGCTGACCCTGACGCGCGCCATGCAGCGTGAACTCGCAGAGAGCGGCGTGCAGGTGCAGGCCGTCTTACCCGGCGCGACCCGCACTGAAATTTTCGAACGTGCAGGCCAGTCGATCAATGAGTTCCCGGCTGAGATGGTGATGGACGTTGATGAGATGGTAGATGCTGCGCTTGCCGGTCTCGACAGCAAAGAGGCGGTAACCATTCCGCCGCTGGAGGATCTGCAGATGTGGCACGACTATGATCGGGCACGTGGCGCGATGGTCCCTCACCTTTCACGGGATAAATCCGCATCCCGCTATCGTCAGAACTGA
- the mug gene encoding G/U mismatch-specific DNA glycosylase yields MSEHAIRDIISSGLDVLFCGINPGQSTAHQGFHFAHPGNRFWKVIHLAGFTRQQLKPEEEQRLTETGCGITMLVERPTVQANELAPDELRDGGKRLMQKVLDYQPAALAILGKDAFRRAFKQSKVEWGKQPICMGKTQVWVLPNPSGLNRASLDEMVGAYRQLWLELHPESD; encoded by the coding sequence ATGAGTGAGCACGCTATCCGCGACATCATCAGCTCCGGTCTGGATGTGCTGTTCTGCGGCATCAACCCAGGCCAGTCAACTGCCCATCAGGGATTTCACTTTGCGCATCCCGGCAACCGGTTCTGGAAGGTGATCCATCTGGCGGGATTCACCCGGCAGCAGCTGAAACCGGAGGAAGAACAGCGTCTGACAGAAACCGGCTGCGGCATCACGATGCTGGTTGAGCGGCCCACGGTGCAGGCGAATGAGTTAGCGCCGGATGAGCTGCGGGATGGTGGCAAACGCCTGATGCAGAAGGTGCTGGATTATCAGCCCGCCGCGCTGGCGATTCTGGGTAAAGATGCGTTTCGTCGCGCCTTTAAGCAGAGCAAAGTCGAATGGGGCAAGCAGCCGATCTGTATGGGGAAAACGCAGGTATGGGTGTTGCCGAATCCGAGCGGACTGAATCGTGCTTCACTGGATGAGATGGTCGGGGCGTATCGTCAGCTCTGGCTGGAACTGCATCCGGAGAGCGACTGA
- the rpsU gene encoding 30S ribosomal protein S21, protein MPVIKVRENEPFDVALRRFKRSCEKAGVLAEVRRREFYEKPTTERKRAKASAVKRHAKKLARENARRTRLY, encoded by the coding sequence ATGCCGGTAATTAAAGTACGTGAAAACGAGCCATTTGACGTAGCACTGCGTCGCTTCAAGCGTTCATGCGAGAAAGCAGGCGTTCTGGCCGAAGTTCGTCGTCGTGAGTTCTATGAAAAACCGACTACAGAACGTAAGCGCGCCAAAGCGTCAGCAGTTAAGCGTCACGCCAAGAAACTGGCTCGCGAAAACGCACGCCGCACTCGTCTGTACTAA
- a CDS encoding TetR/AcrR family transcriptional regulator: protein MEKQGSKAQTRQRILDEAARVMRETGTEGIGVAALMKRVGLTHGGFYAHFASREELVEEVLKHMFAEADTFKPTASVTRPAQRLADFIDSYLSEAHRNAPAQGCPLAALVSEVAHLPQPTRQIFAQGFNAMQASLTQILGELMLPDAEALASSVMAEMIGALALARACPDAEQASLMLQRSRAALKQRTLEVAA from the coding sequence ATGGAAAAGCAGGGCAGCAAAGCACAAACGCGGCAGCGTATCCTTGATGAAGCGGCGCGTGTGATGCGTGAAACCGGCACCGAAGGGATTGGTGTGGCGGCGCTGATGAAGCGGGTCGGCCTGACACACGGCGGTTTTTATGCGCATTTTGCATCGCGCGAGGAGCTGGTTGAGGAGGTGCTGAAGCATATGTTCGCTGAAGCCGATACCTTTAAGCCCACGGCGTCCGTGACCCGGCCCGCGCAGCGGCTGGCTGATTTTATTGATAGTTATCTTTCCGAGGCGCATCGCAATGCACCGGCTCAGGGCTGCCCGCTGGCGGCGCTGGTAAGTGAAGTGGCTCATCTGCCACAGCCGACGCGGCAGATCTTCGCCCAGGGCTTTAATGCGATGCAGGCCAGTCTGACGCAGATACTGGGTGAGCTGATGCTGCCGGATGCGGAAGCGCTGGCTTCCAGTGTGATGGCAGAGATGATTGGCGCGCTGGCGCTGGCCCGAGCCTGTCCGGATGCGGAGCAGGCCAGCCTGATGCTGCAACGCAGTCGTGCTGCGCTGAAGCAGCGCACGCTGGAGGTGGCAGCATGA
- the plsY gene encoding glycerol-3-phosphate 1-O-acyltransferase PlsY codes for MSAFALGMIIFAYLCGSISSAILVCKLAGLPDPRTHGSGNPGATNVLRLGGKAAAATVLVFDVLKGMVPVWLAYLMHVTPLYLGLTAIAACLGHIYPVFFHFRGGKGVATAFGAIAPIGWDLTGLVTGTWLLTVLLSGYSSLGAIVSALIAPFYVWWFKPQFTFPVSMLSCLILLRHHDNIQRLWRGQEGKIWKRKKKSEP; via the coding sequence ATGAGTGCTTTCGCGCTTGGTATGATTATTTTCGCGTATCTTTGCGGTTCCATTTCCAGTGCGATTCTGGTCTGCAAACTCGCTGGCCTGCCCGATCCCCGCACACACGGTTCAGGCAATCCTGGTGCCACCAACGTACTGCGTCTGGGCGGTAAAGCCGCCGCCGCAACCGTATTAGTGTTTGATGTGCTGAAGGGGATGGTGCCGGTCTGGCTGGCTTATCTGATGCACGTGACTCCGCTTTACCTCGGCCTGACCGCCATTGCTGCGTGTCTGGGTCATATCTACCCGGTGTTCTTTCACTTTCGCGGTGGCAAAGGCGTGGCGACGGCATTTGGTGCCATCGCGCCGATTGGCTGGGACTTAACCGGGCTGGTCACTGGCACCTGGCTGTTAACGGTTTTACTCAGCGGCTATTCCTCGCTGGGTGCCATCGTCAGCGCGTTGATCGCGCCATTCTATGTCTGGTGGTTCAAACCGCAGTTCACCTTCCCGGTTTCCATGCTCTCCTGTCTTATTCTGCTGCGTCATCACGATAATATTCAGCGGTTGTGGCGGGGTCAGGAAGGCAAGATCTGGAAGCGTAAAAAGAAATCTGAGCCATAA